One Oncorhynchus masou masou isolate Uvic2021 chromosome 2, UVic_Omas_1.1, whole genome shotgun sequence genomic region harbors:
- the LOC135552190 gene encoding BTB/POZ domain-containing protein KCTD19-like, with protein sequence MCISANAKQQHLLTGDEIHVSVFCSANYLQTGNILLPEDFSDHDRLNQEARAAGMTDFLEELQKRPELIGDDIMQPQDGCPQMKQRQQQLTPQPLYIMTFDLLVRYQDSALGQLCVDSNVQGSRLHLSGNGVVFQHVENWLGTCRVPLTERQCELPGLCEYLDRQDEAYHTFRDALWEFLHRTRTTGRCFTAGPWSASVATFSIYKVVKVYVGTHWYATYYKTLLKVL encoded by the exons ATGTGTATCTCTGCGAATGCGAAGCAGCAGCATCTCCTAACAGGTGATGAGAtccatgtgtctgtgttctgttcaGCTAATTACCTTCAGACCGGAAACATCTTACTGCCAGAGGACTTCAGTGATCATGACAGGCTGAACCAGGAGGCCAGAGCGGCTGGCATGACGGACTTCCTGGAAGAGTTACAGAAACGACCCG AATTGATTGGTGATGACATCATGCAGCCTCAAGATGGCTGCCCTCAGATGAAGCAACGACAGCAGCAGTTGACCCCTCAACCTCTGTACATTATGACCTTTGACCTGTTGGTGAGGTACCAGGACTCGGCTCTGGGACAGCTCTGTGTGGACAGTAACGTGCAGGGCAGCAGGCTGCACCTCTCTGGCAACGGGGTGGTCTTCCAACACGTGGA GAACTGGTTAGGGACGTGCCGTGTCCCGCTGACGGAGAGGCAGTGTGAGCTGCCGGGGTTGTGTGAGTACCTGGACAGGCAGGATGAGGCCTACCACACCTTCAGAGATGCACTGTGGGAGTTCCTACACAGGACCAGGACCACAGGCA GGTGTTTTACAGCAGGGCCCTGGTCCGCCTCAGTGGCAACGTTCAGCATTTATAAAGTTGTTAAAGTTTATGTGGGAACACACTGGTACGCCACTTACTACAAAACCCTGTTAAAGGTACTGTGA